The region CGTCGACACACAGACCTGAAATGGCACTCAAAACCGTTAAATGTAAAACAGTACCCATGTGCCAATAGCGGAAAAAACGACACATTACTACTGTCAAAGGGACAGACTCCGATCACCAGCAAGAGACCTGCCAGTGTACTAATATCAGAAAAACCAAAATGTATCTTACCATTGGTTCGTTCATACGTGCATATGTGTCTTTAGGTCCTCCCAAACAAGCACCGCAACTAGGACTTGCAGGCGTGTCACAACCAGCCTCTTCAAATATTTGAGAGCAAGTTTTCCCGCCAGATCCTGGTACTGGGAGACTATACACGTCCATCCAAACCTGCAAATTTTACAATAAAACTACAGTTAATTTTGCATACTTATTTACATTACAACAAAAGTACTCTTCATCCATTTGTGAACCTCGAGTTAAGCACACGAGAAATAAACAGTACCGACCTTTTGGGTCGCAGGCACAAGAAATGTGGGAACCTTGACCTTTTGACCCTGCACATTAACCAAAGATATAGATGAAGCCCGAGAGGGAAAGATATATGCAGCAATTAAATGTGTTGTATTGCATGCTTGGCTAGTTACATGAGTCAGATTCATTGGAAAAAAAAGTGATTTTTTGCCGCTTGGAGGGGCTTTCTGTGGCTGAAATTCAATCGAATTTgaaaaataactataattaaaagctaaaattgcaaaataggCTAAACTTGGcatttttgaaaggtttggttaaaattgatcGCACCCGttaaggtttggtttttttaaaCCATTAAGCCAAAAGAAAATCATATTAGATAACAACTTAATGATAACAAGATTACAAAGACAAATTGCACTTACTGAAGCTAGAAATATTTTAGCTGCGGCCATAAAATCCTCTGTTTTCCCGCCAGTACAAGATCCGATATATACTCTGTCAATTTTGACATCTTTGCATTCTCTTGCTAAAGCACGATTATCAGGAGAATGAGGCTGCAAAATTACATGGGAAGTTAGAAAAGAGCATTCAGCCAAAAACAAAGAGAAAATTAGTCTAATGGGAAATGTATATTATCAGACACCTTTGCCACCACTGGTTCCAGTGTTGAGACGTCAAATCTGTACTCAGACAGAAATCTAGGAGCAAAAAAGAAAAcacaacaaaaacacaattagCACAGAAAACAAATAGCATATATTTTACCACTAacaatttgaaaagaaaaaagaaactgATTTCTATGGTACTAGAAAAGTCAACGAAATTTACGATCTACTGGTTtaatttgaacaaagggtcaacgcgcccctaaacttgtgacacggggtcatctaacctaATTTATACTATTTTGAGCAAcgaaccccaaaactcttcaattttgggtcagataaccccataattatatttttttaaacgtgtaaaatacaaatcggatgCGAGGGATGCAAAAAAAGTAAGTAGATATTTCCCTAATTGTTgtgatataattattctaaatctattttttaaaataaaaatataaattatcgggttatttgacccaaaaatgaagagttttggggttagttgctcaaaaagtataaattgggttagatgaccccgtgtcacaagttcagggggcgcgttgaccctttctttgtttaattttcatttCATACCTACCATAAATTGGGATAAATTTACAAGCaatatacatataaaatcagTAATCTTAGTAGAGTAAAGCGAGATTCGGAGTACATCACAGGCAGAAAATAGCAAATCAGTCTTGATGTTAAGAAGTTAAAGTATAGGTTGTTTGATGTGATGACTGTGAAGATGCAAACTTTTCGAAGCCCAGCATTGTCATATTTGTTGCATGTGGAAAGTTTAGTTACGCACCAACAAAACCATACATTTTATTATAACATATAATGGCCAGGACTCAGAACAGAATCTTAAAAGAGCATTCAATTTGAGTTGCAACTTGGCAAATGAAGCCATCAGAAATAGAAGTCTACCTTGCTTTCTCATCACTATAAACAGGTTCATAAGGAACAGAAGTCTTATCCTGTTCATACCAAAAGATAGTCCGGTAAGTCTTTTTGCAAGGAACAATAATCATATAATGcgataaacataaaaaaaattatctcccTGCGTAGATTCAAGAAAGCTAAAAAAACAATGTAGAATGTATCTATAATACCTCAAGGTACTTAAATGTAGTGCTATCAGCAGGGATGACCCCATTCTTCCCCCCAGCTTCAACAACCATATTACACAATGTCATCCTTTCTTCCATCTACACATAAAAGAAAATCAGAACCACCAACCAAGAAAATCTACTCATGCAGTGTTAATTACACAGATAAATTCTGACAAGCTACACTTTGTTAGTGCAAATAAACCAGAGCTTACTCACATTTAAACTCTCAACAGTTGTGCCAACAAATTCCATTGCTTTATATGTTGCACCAGAGACAGATATTTCACCAATAATCTGTAAAGAGAAAATCACttttatgtataaaaaaatagataaaccCCCCCAAAAAAAGCTTATTCCACAATAGGCAGTTGTGTGCACACTAAATCAAGTAATGTCTCATATCTGAGTTACTGAGTATACTCACTTGCAAAATCAAATCCTTTGCGAGTAAATAATCAGGCATTTCACCATCCAATACAAATCTCAGAGTTGGGGGCACCTGCAATTCAAGGTaaaggaaaacaaaaaaaatcaataccCGCCAGTGTAATATCATCAAATAAGCAACTTTTATAGTACATCCAGAAAATTTATGCATGACGAATTCTGTATGATTTCTTTACAATCAAGTTCTTATTcattcttttaagaaattaagtaTATAACCGACGTCTTTTCTTACAAAAAAAATGCTCAGGGATTTATTCTGGTTAAATAATAGGCATCCACTATTCTGGTTCTGTGAAATTAAGTCACGAGCTTCATGGAGTCCAAAGAATATCTAAAAGATGCATCAAAGTCTATAACTCTATAGTTAGACAAAGATTACAAACCTTGAGCAAGAGCTTCCCAGCGCCTAATACAAAACCTGCATCCGTGTTGCCAATTCCAGTAGCAAATTGGCCAAATGCTCCAGCAGTGCAGGTATGAGAGTCTGTACCTAAAAGAACCTGAGGATggaaatgaataaataattctttttctgCAGTATAAGGAGATAAATTTTGACAATTCAATGACTACAGATAAAAATTGCACCTCTCCTGGTCTACAATGACCTTCTTGAGCAAGAGCAATGTGGCATACACCTTTATAATCAGGGTTAACCTGAAATGAGAGGATGAAAAATTCCCCTCCGTTGTTAGTAGAAGGCCAGCAAAGTAGATCTCTTGAAAGAATAGGTAGGATTAAGCATGTAATCATGATATTGTACCTTGAAATTACTAAGATCCTTAATATCATAGAAATACTTTATATCTTGCTCCTGGCAGAAATCCCTCAATATATCCACATTACGGTTTGCACGTTCATCGGCAGTGAATATATAATGATCCGGTATAATAACAATTTTTTCACGGTCCCAAACCTTCAAAAGAAATAGCAAGTCAAATTGGTAGCGTCAATGTCAAGTATAGCAAAAGGGAAAGCGTAGgtttctctttcttttctttatgtGTGTTATCTTTTTCTTAAGGGTTATTGTCATATAAATTCACAATCTATACacgtttttgcaatttaatcacTTTTTCTGAAAGTTGTTAGGGAAGCCAGAGTTGGCCACGTCATTCACATCAAAACACATTGTTTCGAAAATCCTGCTTCCACTTCATCATTTTTCACCAGAATTTTAATCGGCATATCGGTTTACCAGGAAATGATAGTCGGTGTATTTACCAACTTTTAtaaaaacgtgattaaaatgcAAAAACGTGTATAGCTCGTGAATTTATATGACAACAACCCTATTCTACGATGCATCATGCAAGTACACAAAAAATGGGAAGGACAAAGAGGACTATCAGACTATCATGTATTGATAACTTCAGCTTCTAATAGATGAAAAAAAAGAAGGGGTGTAGCTGTCCAATGATGTCGTCTAAACTTCATTTTAAGATTACGCAGTGCAGGATTACCAAATTAGAACTTGCACATTCAAATGCTTTTCATACAATGAAGTGACTGAGCAGTAATCTCAATAAGTACTAAACAAAAGTCTCAACTAATTTCACtcaatcaaatcaatcaaatcataaaccaaCCTTAAAAATAGAAGCAAAACAAGAGCATACCTTAGCATTTTGCCCAAACTCTCTCTTAAAGATACCAATGGAACCCGGGCCGCAAACATCATGAGTCATCAAGGTATCAACATTGACCCAAACATTCTCACCTGGGCTCAACTGAGCTTTCTCAGAGGCCCTAGCAAATATTTTCTCAGTCATTGTCATTGCAGTCTTCACCTGCAAATCCCACCCAAAAAAAGAATCCAATTAACAAACAAAGCACCAACCGacgagctataactcaaatggtataagtgcTACGCGACAACTGTTTAAGTCGTCGGTTCGATTCCTCCTACAAGAGCTCTCCCCTCCccggttataaaaaaaaaaacaccaaaactaatgaaaaaaacaccaaaactAATGAAAAAAACACATAACCAAACATCAAATTCGACagaaaccaaaaataaaaaaacaacccTCCAATCCAAACCTTGTAATTGAactaaaaatgaattataagtAAGCTTACCGAACCAGTGGTGGCAGGCGTGCGTTCTGATTGGTGAGGAGCCATAACGGATACAATTCTCTTGGAAATCGATTTCTTGCATTTGGGTATTGAAGAAAATGGCAGTGAAGGTGAAGAAAAAGCAGACAGATcctgcacaaaatgatagtcaAATCTTCATCAATAATAAGCAAAATCCATAACATAAATAACTAAAGAAGAtagaaaacaaaatttaaattacctTGTTAGTGATAAAAGATGAAGACGGGGGAATAACGGCGGAGGAAGCCATGATTAAAGCTGTAAGATTCTGGGTAGCTTTGAGATATAGAGGCGGTTGTGTACAGCGCTCGGTCGAGGCGGGCTCGTATTGAGTTTAGCAGACTTGTGGTCTTGACGAgtccttttatttttgttctttattCATTTTCTTTAGGCCAAACTTATTTTTAAGTCCTTGTACTTTTAACATTATGTTTATCTGATCCTTTTAGAAAAATATCTATAtctatttcttttataaatttattttgaatttctaGGTTTTACAAAATGGAGCATGAACAAGCTAGTCTCCCCATGAAATGCGCGTGAgatcaaatttaaatgttaaaatgacttgacacGTTGGTGAATATGTCACATCAccgatttaaaaatgaaaaatttataaatacatggcttattaatttttttagagaaagactaaataaatacaaatatgaGAGTATAGAGACTTTTGATTGTAAAAATTGTTAATCACTTAATGATAATTTAGTCACATGTTCATAATTCTAATCCATTAAAGGTTTTGTTAAAAAAAGCAAATAGTATAAGAATCTATTTAataacaaacttttaaaaattcagataaataaaaaagtacGTGGGCTTTTGACGTGTTAACCCTTTTTTTTTGGAAACAAAGGATTATCTCACACTCTGAACTTGACGGAAAAGATAAAACAAAAgtcaattttataaacttttttaataaaaacaattagaatttgacaattttgtattatttaaatCTGAATCTATATGAGTATATGTCTTATAACTCTTTGCTATTTAAAGAGTTGGATAATAAAAATCATACATAATCATACATTTAGAATGGAGAGTATATGAAAGTCAAACTTtactttatatttcatttaaagTTAGTGTGattttcattttgaaataaattgattaCACTTTTCAATAAACATGACTTTGTTTATaacataaaaaagttaaataaattataattatttaatatttaggaaaataaataaaataaaaagtagttAATTGGCTTTTGGCACTGCAaaatttagccatttttttaattataatgtgTGATAGAGTCGAGTCaaaatattactattaaattCGATATCAATTTgattctaaaatttaaagttcacaatttaatttgaattatgGAAACATCTAGACAAACAAGTACATAATATCTTTAGTTATAACCAACCCATCATCAGCATTTATAAGCCAACTGCTACTCATACATCATTTTCAAATACATATTCAacaaacaaaacacaaaaattcaattatttgcTGCTGCTACAATTTGCTTCTGCATAAAATCTTTAACATCGTTAATAAACAATGAAAATTCAGGCAACTCAGGATACACATAAAATGTATGAAAAGCATTCGGATATTCAATCAAATTTACTTCTTTTCCTAATTTCTTCAACCCTTCATAGTACCTTTTTTGCCAGTCAATTAACGGATCAAATCCCCCAACAAAAATTACACTCGGGGGAATCCGAATCGGAATTTCCTGTCCGGAATTATACTCGGAATTCGGCCCGAAAACATTCGACGCGGGATGGTCTCTGTCGGATCCTTCTGGCAAATAAACCTTCCACATCCAATCTGTACGGTCCATCGTAACGTACGGAACTTTTCCGGAAAGTCTAATTTCCGATTCGGTTCGTTCCTCTCCTCCGAAATACGGTTGGATTAGTATTCCTCCGATAAGTTTTACATTGCGAAACTTATGTTGACTTGCTTTGACCATAACATGATGAACTAAATTGCCTCCTGCACTATCTCCAGCAAGAAAACAGTTTTTCAGATTTGCATAGCTCGGAAACCCTAGGATCGACGTTGTTTCGTCGATGAATTTTACAGTATCGAAACAATCTTCAGGCTGAGCTGGATAACGATTCTCAGGAGCGAGCCGGTAGTTGACGGAGACAACAATAGCAGAGAGTAAGCGAGCGAGTCCGTAACAGAACTCGTCAAGCGGCTTGGAATCGGCTGATAAATAAGCGAAACCACCGCCGTGGAAGTAGAAAATAACCGGCATGGTATTGGTACTGGAAGTGTCTCCGTCTGAGATTGGAGTGTAGAGGCGGAACCAGAGATTACGAGCTTTATCGACGGTGATATCGGTGGCTGTGACGCCGCTGATTGGTTTATTCGATGGAGGTGATTTGACATCGAATAAACTCATGAGAAATCGGTTGACTGTGCCATCGGAACGACGAGTGATGTCAACACCGAAGGCCAGTGTTGATATATGCAGCTTGATCTTCCATGGAATACTAAGCTTTGGATTTGAAGCCATTAGTTCTTGAATTTGATCTTCTGAAAGCTAGGGGTTGGGCACTTAATTATAGAgcagagaagaagaagatgatcaGATTTAGTTATGGAAATACCATGTGGTCAAGAAATGCTCAAAAACAGAAGAATCTGGTATTTTGATTTAGTACTATTAAATTAATACTCCATTTATCGAGCATGGCATTTCGTATGAATTTcttgaaaaaataatagattttatttgaaaagataACAAAGTAGGTGACCTGTCATGATAAGTTTTCCGTTTTTGgacaataaaaaaatcaacaaaggatcaattcaccccctcaacttatcacgaaatatcaaatgagccATTTCTAGcatttttggatcaaacagaCCCACAACTATGCAAAATCGAACCCTCCTTAAGAGAGTGTAACACACTCTCTATTGAAAAGGATAACAAAGGTAGATGTTCTGTCATGATAAGATTTTtgacaatataaaaataaaacttggaagagaatatatatataaaaaatcatctTCAAAATCTTATCACATGATAAGATCCATAGAGCTTAATAAAGAAATGCAATTTGTTACAATATCAATAGAAAAATATGATGAAATCCTTCCTAAGATGCTTCAGCGCTATGAGCCTATGATCAATTCCTGACAGTCTGATTCAATACGGACATGGAAAATTCGTTTGTTTTTAATCCAACTCAAAACTTCTCGAAATTCAATTGCTTCTGCCACTCTCGGATCCAAGCTTCCTATTAAACCTGCACTATAATCTGCACCGAAAGCAACAGCTGCATCAACATTACAAAGGAACCCAACTGCATGCTTAACCCATATGTTTCCAGCCTGAACATTACACACAGAGGCTGAGCTTGACTTAAGTCTTCAAGCAAATCTACATCGATGAATAAAGTTGCTCGCTTCTCGGACCTTATCAGCAAGATTACTAGTTGCTTTGTTCCATAACACACCATTCTGGTGATTCGAAAGGCCCCATAATAATTAAACCACAAAGGTCAGCAAAACTATCAGAATTCATTTCAAGTAAAGAGTAAATCAAATCGGACTTCGAAAAGAGGTAGAGCCTACATTCTGATGATCGAAGAAAAGGCGTAGGCATTGCTGAGCAAAAAAACAGTCCCTGAAGATATGTTCCTCTCATGCCCTGCTATCACAAACAGGGCACTAATTCATAGCAGCAGCATGGCAATGGAGCAAATTGTTCACTGTTGGCAGACTTTCTGATAAAGCTCTCCACAAACAGTTTCAACCTTAGGAGTAATTATAATTTTCCAAAATTTGGTCCAATTCATACCTAAGTTAGCTTAGGTAAAAAGAAAACTCATCTTTCTACTGCAAATCAGACTAAACAATCTTAACATGAACTCATAACATTACAGTTGAATGGAAATTTACAGACAAAACAAATCTACAAGAAAACTCATCTTTCAGCTGCAACTATTTGCTTTTGCATAAAATCTTTCATGTCCTTGATGAACAGGGAA is a window of Mercurialis annua linkage group LG2, ddMerAnnu1.2, whole genome shotgun sequence DNA encoding:
- the LOC126668050 gene encoding 3-isopropylmalate dehydratase large subunit, chloroplastic, which encodes MASSAVIPPSSSFITNKDLSAFSSPSLPFSSIPKCKKSISKRIVSVMAPHQSERTPATTGSVKTAMTMTEKIFARASEKAQLSPGENVWVNVDTLMTHDVCGPGSIGIFKREFGQNAKVWDREKIVIIPDHYIFTADERANRNVDILRDFCQEQDIKYFYDIKDLSNFKVNPDYKGVCHIALAQEGHCRPGEVLLGTDSHTCTAGAFGQFATGIGNTDAGFVLGAGKLLLKVPPTLRFVLDGEMPDYLLAKDLILQIIGEISVSGATYKAMEFVGTTVESLNMEERMTLCNMVVEAGGKNGVIPADSTTFKYLEDKTSVPYEPVYSDEKARFLSEYRFDVSTLEPVVAKPHSPDNRALARECKDVKIDRVYIGSCTGGKTEDFMAAAKIFLASGQKVKVPTFLVPATQKVWMDVYSLPVPGSGGKTCSQIFEEAGCDTPASPSCGACLGGPKDTYARMNEPMVCVSTTNRNFPGRMGHKEGEIYLASPYTAAASALTGYVTDPREFLR
- the LOC126667191 gene encoding probable carboxylesterase 18 — encoded protein: MASNPKLSIPWKIKLHISTLAFGVDITRRSDGTVNRFLMSLFDVKSPPSNKPISGVTATDITVDKARNLWFRLYTPISDGDTSSTNTMPVIFYFHGGGFAYLSADSKPLDEFCYGLARLLSAIVVSVNYRLAPENRYPAQPEDCFDTVKFIDETTSILGFPSYANLKNCFLAGDSAGGNLVHHVMVKASQHKFRNVKLIGGILIQPYFGGEERTESEIRLSGKVPYVTMDRTDWMWKVYLPEGSDRDHPASNVFGPNSEYNSGQEIPIRIPPSVIFVGGFDPLIDWQKRYYEGLKKLGKEVNLIEYPNAFHTFYVYPELPEFSLFINDVKDFMQKQIVAAANN